Proteins encoded together in one Caldicellulosiruptor saccharolyticus DSM 8903 window:
- a CDS encoding PolC-type DNA polymerase III, with the protein MSEVAYLPLKPVKVEFDKANKFLKIYIDDIKGLDEINLIELESRFKNSLDICEDVEVKLLNNKVVNIKELLQKHKWFLVYKISKKCNGLKAFLKECEITLEGDKLVFLVPNGIRDIMLERKLDMLVKDILSEEFGCKCDVEFRIKDFYIHFDFDSEIESYLKESEEKRKEKEAKEANKKDIQQDPDVIFGKRINEKEEITPISLIKVGSKCIIEGEVFNIEIKETKNQNILIYKLYVTDYNTSTYVKIVAKKDNTPTSISVGDYIKVEGNVEFDEFEKAIVVNAKNVNRAVKPERLDTADVKRVELHAHTKMSTMDAVCSAEELIKTAAKWGHRAIAITDHGVVQAFPEAQEVSKSEGLKVIYGMECYLIDDGVPVVYNPKENQSLDTTFVVVDIETTGFDNQKDRIIEIGAVKIENGEIVDRFSTFVDPEGKIPIRISELTGIYQNMVDNAPKLSDAILEFEKFCSGAILVAHNAQFDIGFLKRSYQECGLIFDYTYIDTLELSRRVLTDLSSHKLNKVAEFLNIELKHHHRADSDAETTAKIFISLIEKLKSRGYKYLKELNTIETNTKADLKSHSYHATILVKNQQGLKNLYKLVSYSHLEYFYKRPRIPKSVLIQLKDGLILGSACESGEVFRAIMEGKSDDELEKIVSLYDFLEIMPVENNSFLIREGYLKDEEQLRQINKKIYQLGKKLNKLVVATSDAHYCHPHQRILRQILKHNQGYDDVENDPYLYFRTTDEMLKEFEYLGKEAAYEVVVENTNKIADMIEDVKPIPDETFPPKIEGAEEEIYNMTMKRAHEIYGEPLPEIVKQRLEKELNSIIKNGFAVMYLIAQKLVSKSLSDGYLVGSRGSVGSSLVATMCGITEVNPLPPHYVCPNCKYSEFVTDGTVGCGYDLEDKDCPRCGTKLKKDGHDIPFETFLGFDGDKEPDIDLNFSGEYQPIAHKFTEDLFGQGYVFRAGTISTVAEKTAHGFVTKYAEEKGLSLHPAEVLRLSQGCTGVKRTTGQHPGGLMIVPKDKEIFDFTPIQHPADSEDKSVITTHFDYHAISGRLLKLDILGHDDPTVIRMLQDLTGVDPRSIPLDDKATLSIFTSTEALGVSPEDIDCEVGTFGIPEFGTRFVRQMLIETKPKSFAELVRISGLSHGTNVWTNNAQDLVRNGIATLKEVISTRDDIMLYLIQKGVPPKDSFRIMEDVRKGKGLKPEDEELLRSYGVPEWYIESCKKITYMFPKAHAAAYVMMAFRIAYFKVHYKEAFYATYFTVRADDFDYATILKGREFIRQKIRDMENRMNSLSQKDKNLLTVLEIANEMLARGLKFYPVDLNESDAEKFIIKDGGLLIPFNALPNVGIAAARNIVEARKEGKFLSIEDLQRRAKLNKQVIEILTQYKVLKDLPQTSQLSFF; encoded by the coding sequence ATGAGTGAGGTGGCTTATTTACCACTCAAACCTGTCAAGGTTGAATTTGACAAAGCGAATAAGTTTCTGAAAATATACATTGATGATATTAAGGGGTTAGATGAAATAAATTTAATTGAACTTGAAAGTAGATTCAAAAATTCCTTGGATATTTGCGAAGATGTAGAGGTTAAACTTTTGAATAACAAGGTTGTGAATATAAAAGAACTTTTACAGAAACACAAATGGTTTTTGGTCTATAAGATATCAAAAAAGTGCAATGGGCTCAAGGCATTTTTAAAAGAGTGCGAGATTACTTTAGAAGGTGATAAGCTTGTATTTTTAGTGCCAAATGGAATTAGAGATATAATGCTTGAAAGAAAGTTAGATATGCTTGTCAAGGATATTTTAAGTGAAGAGTTTGGCTGCAAGTGTGATGTTGAGTTTAGGATTAAAGACTTTTATATTCACTTTGACTTTGATAGTGAAATTGAAAGCTATTTGAAAGAGTCTGAAGAGAAGAGAAAGGAAAAGGAAGCGAAAGAAGCCAATAAAAAAGATATTCAGCAAGATCCAGATGTCATATTTGGCAAAAGAATTAACGAAAAAGAAGAAATAACTCCTATTTCTTTAATAAAGGTAGGCAGCAAGTGTATAATTGAGGGTGAAGTTTTCAATATTGAGATAAAAGAGACAAAAAACCAGAATATACTCATTTACAAACTGTATGTAACAGACTACAACACATCTACTTATGTCAAAATTGTTGCAAAAAAAGACAATACCCCAACTTCAATTTCTGTGGGAGATTATATAAAAGTTGAAGGAAACGTTGAGTTTGATGAGTTCGAAAAGGCAATTGTTGTAAATGCAAAGAATGTAAACAGAGCTGTGAAACCTGAAAGGCTTGACACAGCTGATGTGAAAAGGGTAGAACTTCATGCCCATACAAAGATGTCTACAATGGATGCTGTGTGTTCAGCAGAAGAACTTATAAAGACTGCTGCAAAGTGGGGGCACAGGGCAATTGCAATTACTGACCATGGTGTTGTACAAGCATTCCCAGAAGCCCAGGAAGTGAGTAAAAGCGAAGGTCTTAAGGTCATATATGGAATGGAATGCTATTTAATTGACGACGGTGTACCTGTTGTATATAATCCGAAAGAAAACCAGAGCTTAGACACTACTTTTGTAGTTGTTGATATTGAGACAACAGGTTTTGACAACCAAAAAGACAGGATAATTGAGATTGGAGCTGTTAAGATAGAAAACGGCGAGATTGTTGATAGATTTTCAACATTTGTGGACCCGGAAGGAAAGATTCCTATTAGAATATCTGAACTAACAGGTATTTACCAGAATATGGTAGATAATGCTCCAAAGCTTTCAGACGCTATACTGGAGTTTGAGAAGTTCTGCAGTGGGGCCATTTTGGTTGCGCATAATGCACAGTTTGATATTGGATTTTTGAAAAGGTCTTATCAAGAGTGCGGCCTTATCTTTGACTATACATATATAGATACATTAGAGCTTTCAAGAAGAGTGCTTACAGATTTGTCCTCCCATAAGTTAAACAAAGTGGCAGAATTTCTAAATATTGAACTTAAACATCATCACAGAGCAGACTCTGATGCTGAAACTACTGCAAAGATTTTTATAAGTCTGATTGAAAAGCTAAAAAGTCGAGGATATAAATATTTAAAGGAACTTAATACTATTGAAACAAATACAAAAGCAGATTTGAAATCGCATAGCTACCATGCCACAATACTTGTAAAAAATCAGCAGGGGCTAAAGAACCTTTATAAGCTTGTTTCATATTCTCATCTTGAGTATTTTTATAAACGACCAAGAATTCCTAAAAGTGTTTTAATACAGCTGAAAGATGGACTCATTTTGGGAAGTGCATGCGAGTCAGGAGAGGTTTTCAGGGCGATTATGGAAGGAAAAAGCGATGATGAGCTTGAGAAGATAGTATCACTTTACGATTTTCTTGAAATTATGCCTGTTGAGAATAACTCTTTTTTAATTAGAGAAGGATATTTAAAAGATGAAGAGCAGCTCAGACAAATCAACAAAAAGATATATCAGCTTGGGAAAAAACTAAATAAATTGGTTGTTGCAACATCTGATGCGCATTATTGCCATCCTCATCAGAGAATCTTGCGGCAAATTCTAAAGCACAACCAAGGTTACGATGACGTAGAAAATGATCCATATTTATACTTTAGAACAACTGATGAGATGTTAAAAGAGTTTGAATACCTTGGCAAAGAAGCAGCATATGAGGTTGTTGTTGAGAACACCAACAAAATTGCTGATATGATAGAGGATGTAAAACCAATACCTGATGAGACATTCCCGCCAAAGATTGAAGGCGCTGAAGAAGAGATTTACAACATGACAATGAAAAGAGCTCATGAAATATATGGAGAACCGCTTCCGGAGATTGTTAAGCAGAGACTTGAAAAAGAACTAAATTCTATTATAAAAAATGGGTTTGCTGTAATGTATTTGATTGCACAAAAGCTTGTGTCAAAGTCGTTGTCAGATGGATACTTGGTTGGTTCACGTGGTTCTGTTGGTTCATCACTTGTTGCTACAATGTGTGGAATTACAGAGGTAAATCCACTGCCACCGCACTATGTTTGTCCTAACTGTAAGTATTCTGAGTTTGTGACAGATGGAACAGTTGGCTGTGGTTATGACCTTGAGGACAAAGACTGTCCAAGGTGTGGCACAAAACTTAAAAAAGATGGTCATGATATACCGTTTGAAACTTTTTTGGGCTTTGATGGTGACAAAGAACCTGATATAGATTTGAACTTCTCAGGTGAATATCAGCCCATTGCTCATAAGTTCACGGAAGATCTTTTTGGTCAGGGTTATGTTTTCAGAGCAGGTACAATCTCAACTGTTGCTGAAAAGACTGCACATGGGTTTGTTACAAAGTATGCAGAGGAAAAAGGACTGAGCTTGCACCCGGCAGAGGTTTTAAGACTTTCGCAGGGCTGCACAGGTGTTAAACGTACAACAGGCCAGCACCCAGGTGGGCTTATGATTGTTCCAAAAGACAAAGAGATTTTCGACTTTACGCCAATTCAGCATCCTGCAGATAGCGAGGACAAAAGTGTAATTACAACCCACTTTGACTATCATGCAATCTCTGGAAGATTATTAAAACTTGATATACTTGGACATGACGACCCAACTGTAATAAGAATGCTTCAGGACTTAACAGGAGTTGACCCGCGATCAATCCCACTTGATGACAAGGCTACTTTGTCAATCTTTACAAGTACAGAAGCACTTGGAGTTTCTCCAGAGGATATTGACTGTGAGGTTGGAACTTTTGGCATACCAGAATTTGGTACAAGATTTGTAAGACAGATGCTGATAGAGACAAAACCAAAGTCGTTTGCTGAGCTTGTTAGAATATCAGGGCTTTCCCATGGAACAAATGTGTGGACAAATAACGCACAGGACCTTGTCAGAAACGGCATTGCAACGTTAAAAGAGGTAATCTCAACTCGTGACGATATAATGCTATACCTTATTCAAAAAGGTGTTCCGCCGAAAGACAGTTTTAGAATAATGGAGGATGTTCGAAAAGGGAAGGGTTTAAAACCAGAAGACGAAGAGCTTTTGAGAAGCTACGGTGTGCCAGAGTGGTATATAGAAAGCTGTAAGAAAATCACATACATGTTTCCAAAGGCTCACGCTGCTGCTTATGTCATGATGGCATTTAGGATTGCCTACTTTAAGGTTCATTATAAAGAAGCTTTCTATGCCACATACTTCACAGTCAGAGCAGATGACTTTGATTATGCAACCATATTAAAGGGAAGAGAGTTCATAAGACAAAAGATAAGAGACATGGAGAATAGAATGAATTCCCTATCTCAAAAGGACAAAAACCTTCTGACAGTGCTTGAGATAGCAAATGAGATGTTAGCAAGAGGTCTTAAGTTTTATCCTGTTGATTTGAACGAATCAGATGCAGAAAAGTTTATAATAAAAGATGGGGGACTTTTGATTCCATTTAATGCCTTGCCGAACGTTGGAATTGCTGCTGCACGAAATATTGTTGAGGCAAGAAAGGAAGGAAAATTTTTGTCCATTGAGGACCTTCAGAGAAGAGCAAAACTAAATAAACAGGTAATTGAGATATTGACACAATACAAGGTTTTAAAGGATTTACCTCAGACAAGCCAGCTAAGTTTCTTCTAA
- a CDS encoding glycosyltransferase family 2 protein, protein MNNKVVCLIPAYNEEKRIGSVIEVVKKCTLVDEIYVIDDGSEDKTAEVAKEKGAHTLKLYQNMGKSYAIFYGVENTQSDIVLMLDADLINLKVEDVQNLILPVLEDKADMTIGIFSEGRFSTDLAQKISPFLSGQRAIKRWVFDKILESRKDIKDLGYAIEIILTEYAKKLNLRVLTVELPHVSHIMKEEKLGFFKGAQHRMKMYREIIKGYVNLKKSRDEA, encoded by the coding sequence ATGAATAATAAAGTGGTTTGTTTGATTCCTGCGTACAATGAGGAAAAAAGGATAGGGTCGGTTATAGAGGTTGTGAAAAAGTGTACGCTTGTTGATGAAATTTATGTGATAGACGATGGCTCTGAGGACAAGACAGCAGAGGTTGCAAAAGAAAAGGGCGCACATACTTTGAAACTTTACCAAAATATGGGCAAAAGTTATGCAATCTTCTACGGTGTTGAAAATACTCAAAGTGACATAGTTTTAATGCTTGATGCAGACCTTATAAATCTCAAGGTTGAAGATGTTCAAAACCTTATTTTGCCTGTTTTAGAAGACAAAGCTGATATGACAATAGGGATATTTTCAGAAGGTAGATTTTCTACAGATTTAGCTCAGAAGATTTCACCCTTTTTGTCTGGTCAAAGAGCAATAAAAAGATGGGTTTTTGATAAAATATTAGAATCTAGAAAAGACATTAAAGATTTGGGCTATGCAATTGAGATTATCTTGACAGAATATGCAAAAAAACTGAACTTAAGAGTTTTGACAGTTGAACTGCCACATGTTTCCCATATTATGAAAGAGGAAAAGCTGGGATTTTTCAAAGGTGCTCAGCACAGAATGAAGATGTATAGAGAAATAATTAAAGGATACGTCAATCTCAAAAAAAGTAGGGATGAGGCATGA
- the ispG gene encoding flavodoxin-dependent (E)-4-hydroxy-3-methylbut-2-enyl-diphosphate synthase, which produces MTCLTKKIKIGNLYIGGGEPIRIQSMTNTKTKDIEKTVEQILRLESLGCEIIRVAVPDMESAKAIEKIKAKIHIPIVADIHFDYKLALEAIYNGADKIRINPGNIGGPEKVKKIVDEAKRYGIPIRVGANSGSLPKEILEKYKSPTPEAIVEAALNQVRLLESFDFDNIVISVKSSDILTTIKSYEILSRRTSYPLHVGLTEAGTFIAGCVKSSIAIGHLLLQGIGDTIRVSLTDDPEKEVTVAKEILKGLKLKKGVNIISCPTCARCNVDLIKIANEVEKRIGNLDLDISVAIMGCAVNGPGEAKEADIGIACGIGEGLLFKKGKIVKKVKEDDLVDELIREIYSLYKT; this is translated from the coding sequence GTGACATGTTTGACAAAAAAAATAAAGATTGGCAATCTTTATATTGGTGGCGGTGAGCCAATTAGGATTCAGTCAATGACAAATACAAAGACAAAAGATATTGAAAAGACAGTTGAGCAGATACTCAGACTTGAGAGTTTGGGTTGCGAGATAATAAGAGTTGCAGTACCTGATATGGAAAGTGCAAAAGCTATTGAAAAAATCAAGGCTAAGATTCATATTCCGATTGTTGCTGATATTCATTTTGATTATAAACTTGCGCTTGAGGCTATTTACAATGGAGCTGATAAGATAAGGATTAACCCTGGTAATATTGGAGGACCTGAAAAGGTAAAGAAAATAGTTGATGAAGCCAAAAGATATGGTATTCCTATCAGAGTTGGGGCAAACTCAGGTTCTCTCCCGAAAGAGATATTGGAAAAATACAAATCACCAACGCCTGAAGCAATTGTTGAGGCAGCCCTCAACCAGGTAAGACTTTTGGAAAGTTTTGATTTTGACAATATTGTGATATCAGTAAAGTCCTCTGACATTTTGACAACTATCAAAAGCTATGAAATTTTGTCAAGAAGGACAAGCTATCCACTTCACGTTGGACTTACAGAAGCAGGGACATTTATTGCAGGGTGTGTAAAGTCAAGTATTGCAATTGGCCATTTGCTTCTTCAAGGTATTGGAGACACAATAAGGGTGTCTCTTACTGATGATCCTGAAAAAGAGGTAACTGTTGCAAAAGAGATTCTAAAGGGGTTAAAATTAAAAAAGGGTGTGAATATAATCTCATGTCCAACATGCGCAAGGTGTAACGTAGATTTAATCAAGATTGCAAATGAGGTTGAAAAGAGAATTGGAAATTTGGATTTGGATATTAGCGTTGCAATAATGGGCTGTGCAGTAAATGGTCCTGGTGAGGCAAAAGAAGCTGATATTGGAATTGCCTGCGGCATTGGAGAGGGGCTTTTGTTTAAAAAAGGAAAGATTGTAAAGAAGGTAAAAGAAGATGATCTTGTTGATGAGCTGATACGAGAGATTTATTCTCTTTATAAAACATGA
- the rseP gene encoding RIP metalloprotease RseP, whose amino-acid sequence MINLLIALIVLTIVILIHEFGHFIVCKLSGVLVEEFALGFGPKIFSIKGKETEYSVRAFLIGGYVKPLGEDQEVDHPRALNKAKVHKRILMVLMGPLMNFVLAIVIMMGIGYFVGFGTNTIGKVEPTMPAYQVGIKPGDKIIELDGNRVFVWDQVSFYLAVHNMLYKDKPLEVKVLRDGQVYSFFVTPKYDPNTKSKRIGISPKISQKNFLNSVYYSIFATYAEIKETIYGVVLILSGKVSGSEVMGPVGIVKTIGQAANAGFKQNFISGLLNILWLMQLISVNLGVINLIPFPALDGSRLVFYLYEAVVGKPFNREKEALIHTIGFVLLLLLLVIVTFNDIKNIIMPGR is encoded by the coding sequence TTGATAAATCTTTTGATAGCTTTAATTGTCCTCACAATTGTGATACTTATTCATGAATTTGGTCATTTTATTGTTTGCAAATTATCAGGAGTACTTGTAGAAGAGTTTGCCCTTGGGTTTGGTCCAAAGATTTTTAGCATCAAAGGTAAAGAGACAGAATATTCTGTAAGAGCTTTTTTAATAGGCGGCTATGTAAAACCTCTTGGTGAAGACCAGGAAGTAGACCATCCACGTGCACTAAACAAAGCAAAAGTTCATAAGAGAATTTTGATGGTGTTAATGGGTCCATTGATGAATTTTGTTCTTGCAATTGTCATCATGATGGGTATAGGCTATTTTGTTGGTTTTGGAACAAATACAATTGGTAAAGTTGAGCCTACTATGCCTGCATATCAAGTAGGAATAAAACCAGGAGATAAAATAATTGAGCTTGATGGCAATCGTGTATTCGTATGGGACCAGGTAAGCTTCTATTTAGCAGTTCATAATATGCTCTACAAAGACAAACCTCTTGAAGTTAAAGTTTTAAGAGATGGTCAGGTATACAGTTTCTTTGTTACTCCAAAATATGATCCTAATACAAAGTCAAAGCGAATAGGTATATCACCCAAAATTTCACAGAAGAATTTTTTGAATAGCGTCTATTATAGCATATTTGCCACATACGCGGAGATTAAAGAGACTATTTATGGAGTTGTTTTAATATTGTCGGGCAAGGTATCTGGGTCTGAAGTAATGGGACCTGTTGGAATAGTAAAAACAATTGGACAGGCGGCAAATGCTGGGTTTAAGCAAAATTTTATAAGCGGGCTTTTAAACATTTTGTGGCTTATGCAGCTCATTTCAGTAAACCTTGGTGTTATAAACCTCATTCCATTCCCTGCGCTTGACGGAAGCAGACTTGTGTTTTATTTATACGAAGCAGTAGTAGGAAAGCCATTTAACAGGGAAAAGGAAGCGCTGATTCATACAATTGGGTTTGTGCTGCTCCTTTTACTACTTGTAATTGTCACTTTCAATGATATCAAAAACATCATAATGCCTGGAAGGTGA
- the dxr gene encoding 1-deoxy-D-xylulose-5-phosphate reductoisomerase, translated as MTKRICILGSTGSIGCQAVDVAKRLGIKVVGLSAYQNIGMLISQAKDLNPEILCIGDERYYSILKEQFPNKIVVAGQKGLIELATYENADLIVNALVGISGLVPTIEAIKAGKKVALANKETLVVGGKIIKQMIKDKSNENQDYILIPVDSEHSAIFQCLVGEDKRDVRRIILTASGGPFRGKKLDQLKNVKIEDVLSHPTWRMGKKITVDSATLINKGFEVIEAMFFFDKKTDEIDVVIHPQSIIHSMVEFVDGSIKAQISNPDMRLSIEYSLTYPKRSICLIEPLDFSKLKQLTFEEPDFETFFLLKLAYDCAQKGESYPVVLNAADEEAVKIFLEGKITFVDMMNYVAKVVENHRPQQINSIEDILEVDKIARMELKKIVEGEMS; from the coding sequence ATGACAAAAAGAATTTGCATCTTAGGGTCAACTGGTTCAATTGGATGTCAAGCAGTAGATGTTGCAAAGAGGTTAGGAATAAAGGTGGTAGGACTTTCTGCATATCAGAATATTGGAATGCTCATATCCCAAGCAAAGGATCTGAACCCTGAGATTCTTTGCATAGGTGATGAGAGGTATTATTCTATTTTAAAAGAGCAATTTCCTAATAAAATAGTTGTAGCAGGTCAAAAAGGACTGATTGAGCTTGCAACTTATGAAAATGCTGACCTTATTGTAAATGCATTAGTGGGAATATCGGGGTTAGTTCCAACCATTGAAGCAATAAAAGCAGGTAAAAAGGTTGCACTTGCCAACAAAGAGACGTTAGTTGTCGGTGGAAAAATTATAAAACAAATGATCAAGGACAAATCAAATGAAAACCAAGACTACATTTTGATTCCTGTTGACTCGGAGCACAGTGCAATCTTTCAGTGTCTTGTGGGTGAGGATAAAAGGGATGTCAGAAGAATAATATTGACAGCCTCAGGCGGACCATTTAGAGGTAAAAAATTAGACCAACTAAAAAATGTCAAAATAGAAGATGTGCTTTCGCATCCTACATGGAGAATGGGAAAAAAAATAACAGTTGATTCTGCAACGCTAATTAACAAAGGTTTTGAAGTTATTGAAGCAATGTTTTTCTTTGACAAAAAAACTGATGAGATTGATGTTGTAATACATCCCCAAAGTATTATACATTCAATGGTGGAGTTTGTTGATGGCTCTATAAAAGCTCAGATTTCAAATCCAGATATGCGACTTTCAATTGAATACAGTTTAACGTATCCCAAAAGGAGTATCTGCTTAATAGAGCCTCTTGACTTTAGCAAATTAAAGCAGCTTACATTCGAAGAGCCTGATTTTGAGACATTCTTTTTACTCAAGCTCGCATACGATTGTGCACAAAAAGGGGAAAGTTATCCAGTTGTTTTAAACGCGGCTGACGAAGAAGCAGTTAAAATTTTCTTGGAGGGGAAGATAACATTTGTTGATATGATGAATTATGTAGCAAAGGTTGTTGAGAACCACAGGCCACAACAAATCAATTCAATTGAGGACATCTTAGAGGTTGATAAAATAGCAAGGATGGAACTCAAAAAAATAGTGGAAGGTGAGATGTCTTGA
- a CDS encoding phosphatidate cytidylyltransferase produces MKQRIFTAIWGVALVAAVNILGGVPLKVFGIVVAVVGIYEFLSVYKIEKYMMYLSMLASIIFFIIPVDFSKKTFILFITLFLFAFIESFKNEVAAKSIVYSIFSFIYVLLPIFFLVSLYDFENGKKLIWLPYLVCWATDTFAYFIGITFGKRRVWSSISPKKSLEGFIGGMIGGIIAVWFYLSILCYAKFDFKVFITGLIAGGGLSVIAHTGDLFASMLKREQNKKDFGYILPGHGGILDRFDSLIMVAPVIYLLAKIGIF; encoded by the coding sequence ATGAAGCAAAGGATATTTACAGCTATTTGGGGTGTAGCTTTAGTTGCTGCAGTAAATATCTTAGGTGGTGTTCCACTCAAAGTTTTTGGAATTGTTGTTGCAGTGGTTGGGATTTATGAATTTTTGTCAGTTTATAAAATTGAAAAGTACATGATGTATCTGAGCATGCTTGCGAGCATTATTTTTTTTATAATTCCAGTTGATTTTTCGAAGAAAACTTTTATACTCTTCATTACTCTGTTTTTATTTGCGTTTATAGAAAGTTTCAAAAATGAGGTTGCAGCAAAGAGCATAGTATATTCTATTTTTTCCTTTATATATGTGTTATTACCTATTTTCTTTTTGGTATCCCTTTATGATTTTGAAAATGGCAAAAAACTCATTTGGCTTCCCTATCTTGTATGCTGGGCAACTGACACTTTTGCGTATTTTATTGGTATAACATTTGGCAAACGAAGAGTGTGGAGCAGTATAAGTCCCAAAAAGAGCTTAGAAGGATTTATTGGTGGGATGATTGGTGGTATAATTGCCGTTTGGTTTTATTTAAGTATTTTGTGCTACGCGAAGTTTGACTTTAAAGTTTTTATAACTGGTTTGATTGCAGGTGGAGGTCTTTCTGTTATTGCTCACACGGGTGATTTGTTTGCTTCTATGCTAAAAAGAGAGCAGAACAAAAAAGACTTTGGCTATATTTTACCAGGACATGGTGGTATTCTAGATAGGTTTGACAGCTTAATAATGGTTGCACCAGTAATATACCTTCTTGCTAAGATAGGAATATTTTGA
- a CDS encoding isoprenyl transferase: MFDFFKRKKIPIDKEKMPRHIAIIMDGNGRWAKKRGLPRSAGHRFGAQKLREIILFADEIGLKYITVYAFSTENWKRPKDEVENLMNLLREFFDTEIENLINKTQIRIRVIGDISKLDKDIQERIISAEERTKDKTGLCVVIALNYGGRSEIVNAVKNLALDIKSGKIDIEAINEELFKNYLYTKDIPDPDLLIRPSGEMRVSNFLLWQISYTEFWFSNVLWPDFKKEHLLKAIEDYQKRERRFGGVK; this comes from the coding sequence ATGTTTGATTTTTTTAAAAGGAAGAAAATTCCAATTGACAAAGAAAAAATGCCAAGGCACATTGCAATTATCATGGATGGTAATGGTAGATGGGCAAAAAAAAGAGGACTGCCACGTTCAGCTGGTCACAGATTCGGTGCGCAAAAGTTGAGAGAGATAATCTTGTTTGCTGATGAAATTGGTTTAAAATATATTACTGTGTATGCTTTTTCGACAGAGAATTGGAAAAGGCCGAAGGATGAGGTTGAAAATCTTATGAATCTTCTTCGAGAGTTTTTTGACACAGAGATAGAGAATCTCATTAATAAAACGCAAATAAGAATCAGGGTAATAGGAGATATTTCAAAGCTTGATAAGGATATTCAAGAGAGAATTATAAGTGCCGAGGAGAGGACAAAAGATAAAACAGGACTTTGTGTAGTTATAGCTTTGAACTATGGGGGTAGAAGCGAGATTGTAAATGCAGTAAAAAATTTGGCTTTAGATATCAAGAGTGGTAAAATTGATATCGAAGCTATTAATGAAGAGCTTTTTAAGAACTATCTTTATACAAAGGATATTCCTGATCCTGACCTTTTGATTCGACCAAGTGGCGAGATGAGGGTCTCTAATTTTCTTTTGTGGCAAATATCTTATACCGAGTTTTGGTTTTCAAATGTGCTTTGGCCAGACTTTAAAAAAGAACATCTTTTAAAGGCTATTGAAGACTATCAGAAAAGAGAAAGAAGATTTGGTGGTGTAAAATAG
- the frr gene encoding ribosome recycling factor: MPEPIQIAEEKMKKAIETLKEEFATVRAGRANPHILDKVMVDYYGVPTPIPQLASITVPEARMIVIQPWEARMLKEIEKAIQKADLGVNPANDGKVIRLIFPELTEERRKELVKQVKKMAEDAKVAIRNIRREAIDEYKKMKKNNEITEDDLKDAEEDVQKLHDKYIEQIEKLLSAKEKEIMEV, translated from the coding sequence ATGCCAGAGCCTATTCAAATTGCTGAAGAAAAAATGAAAAAGGCAATTGAAACTTTAAAAGAAGAGTTTGCAACAGTCAGGGCAGGAAGAGCAAATCCTCATATCTTGGACAAGGTTATGGTAGACTACTATGGTGTTCCAACTCCAATTCCTCAGCTTGCGAGCATTACTGTACCAGAAGCGAGAATGATTGTCATCCAGCCGTGGGAAGCAAGAATGCTCAAAGAAATTGAAAAGGCAATTCAGAAGGCAGACCTTGGCGTAAATCCAGCAAACGACGGTAAGGTTATAAGGCTTATATTCCCTGAACTTACTGAAGAGAGACGAAAAGAACTTGTAAAACAGGTCAAAAAGATGGCAGAGGACGCGAAGGTTGCAATCAGAAACATTAGAAGAGAGGCAATTGATGAGTACAAGAAGATGAAGAAAAACAATGAGATTACAGAGGATGACCTGAAAGACGCTGAAGAGGATGTACAAAAGCTGCACGACAAATACATAGAACAAATTGAAAAGCTTTTAAGTGCAAAGGAAAAGGAGATAATGGAGGTATAA